In Planctomycetia bacterium, one DNA window encodes the following:
- a CDS encoding DedA family protein has protein sequence MYDWVLHWAHTPHGAVALFLLAFAESSFFPIPPDVLLIALVLGARTRWFRLALNCTVASVLGGLAGYAIGLTLMDTVGQKIIAFYHAEKHYAKVTDWYQAYDFWIVFAAAFTPIPYKVFTIASGAFHMNVLAFAAVSFVGRGMRFFIVAWLLRRFGEPIRQFIDKYFNLLCIAFMVLLIGGFALIRYY, from the coding sequence ATGTATGATTGGGTGTTGCACTGGGCGCACACGCCGCATGGGGCGGTGGCACTCTTCCTGCTGGCGTTTGCCGAGTCCAGTTTCTTCCCAATTCCGCCGGATGTGCTGCTCATCGCGCTGGTGCTCGGTGCCCGGACGCGCTGGTTTCGCCTCGCCCTGAACTGCACCGTCGCCAGTGTGCTGGGCGGCTTGGCTGGGTATGCCATCGGGCTGACGCTGATGGATACGGTCGGTCAGAAGATCATCGCGTTCTATCACGCCGAGAAGCACTACGCGAAAGTGACGGACTGGTACCAGGCCTACGATTTCTGGATTGTCTTCGCCGCGGCCTTCACACCGATCCCGTACAAGGTGTTTACGATCGCCTCGGGGGCGTTTCACATGAACGTTCTCGCCTTCGCGGCGGTGTCCTTCGTCGGTCGCGGGATGCGGTTCTTCATTGTGGCGTGGCTGCTGCGGCGATTCGGCGAGCCGATCCGCCAGTTCATCGACAAGTACTTCAATCTTCTCTGCATTGCCTTCATGGTGTTGCTGATTGGCGGCTTCGCGCTGATCCGATATTACTGA
- a CDS encoding 5-formyltetrahydrofolate cyclo-ligase, whose protein sequence is MKKELRSRLRAVLAAISPDDMVSRSRAAARLLLAEPEYRRCETIMIYLSLPQEADTTPIVLQAWQDGKRVVAPQVSWESRQMIPMEIRDLDTEVAANNQLGVREPISGQIIPVQQIDLVIVPGLGFDPFGNRLGRGRGFYDRFLGKAEFRGIACGFALEEQVVDSIPAGPLDQKVHMLVTDVKVRRFDP, encoded by the coding sequence GTGAAGAAGGAACTTCGATCCAGGCTGCGGGCGGTCTTGGCGGCCATTTCGCCGGACGACATGGTCTCGCGCTCGCGCGCCGCCGCGCGGTTGTTGCTCGCCGAGCCGGAATACCGCCGCTGCGAGACGATCATGATCTATTTGTCGCTGCCGCAGGAGGCCGACACAACGCCCATCGTGCTTCAGGCCTGGCAGGACGGCAAGCGCGTCGTCGCCCCGCAGGTGAGCTGGGAAAGCCGCCAGATGATCCCAATGGAGATTCGCGATCTGGACACCGAAGTCGCCGCGAACAATCAGCTCGGCGTGCGCGAGCCGATCAGCGGCCAGATCATTCCTGTGCAACAGATCGACCTGGTGATCGTGCCGGGGTTGGGGTTTGATCCGTTCGGCAATCGGCTGGGCCGTGGTCGTGGTTTCTACGATCGCTTTCTGGGCAAGGCGGAGTTTCGCGGAATCGCCTGCGGTTTTGCGCTCGAGGAACAGGTCGTCGATTCGATCCCCGCTGGTCCGCTGGATCAGAAGGTTCATATGCTGGTTACCGATGTGAAGGTGCGGCGGTTCGATCCGTAA
- a CDS encoding carboxypeptidase M32: MSYTELIAAVKEANILSSIEGLLDWDSETVMPEKGLPARAEQLSLMAALAHQRRTDPRIGEWLGQLEGKDADESQAANLREIRRGYDRAVKLPAELIRKIAHASTLAKDAWGKARAEKNFTAFAPHLSTLLDLKRQVADAIGYAAEPYDALLDEYEPGMTTAQVADVFGALRGPLSDFVKRLQNAPKRPDPAVLHRRFDRAAQEKFARRMAEVVGFDFTAGRLDVSKHPFCSGSYPGDIRLTTRYYEDFFSPSVFGVLHESGHGLYEQGLPVDHAFTPLGQPVSLGIHESQSRLWENFVGRSRGFWEKFYNEAQTAFAESLRDVSLDQFHAAINVVQPSCIRVEADEVTYNLHIIVRFEMERAMIGGKLAVKDVPEAWNARMKEFLGITPPDDALGCLQDIHWSMGAFGYFPTYALGNLYAAQFFDAAKKAIPDLPDQIRAGRLRPLLDWLRETIHRHGQRYRAADLVQRVTGKPPSIEPFLAYVREKFSPIYGL, translated from the coding sequence ATGTCCTATACGGAATTGATCGCCGCCGTGAAAGAAGCCAACATCCTGTCTTCCATCGAGGGGTTGCTCGACTGGGACAGCGAGACCGTCATGCCCGAGAAGGGCCTGCCCGCGCGGGCCGAGCAGCTTTCACTGATGGCCGCGCTGGCGCATCAGCGGCGGACCGATCCGCGCATCGGGGAATGGCTCGGCCAATTGGAAGGCAAAGATGCGGACGAATCGCAGGCCGCGAACCTGCGTGAGATACGCCGCGGGTACGACCGCGCGGTGAAGCTACCCGCCGAGCTGATTCGCAAGATCGCACACGCCTCGACGCTTGCGAAGGACGCGTGGGGCAAGGCGCGCGCCGAGAAAAACTTTACCGCCTTCGCCCCGCACCTGTCGACCCTGCTGGACCTCAAGCGGCAGGTCGCCGACGCGATCGGCTACGCCGCCGAGCCGTACGATGCACTGCTGGATGAGTACGAACCGGGCATGACCACCGCGCAGGTGGCCGATGTGTTCGGCGCGCTGCGCGGCCCGCTGTCTGATTTCGTCAAGCGTCTGCAAAACGCGCCGAAGCGGCCGGACCCGGCGGTGCTGCATCGCCGATTCGACCGTGCGGCGCAGGAAAAGTTCGCCCGCCGGATGGCCGAAGTGGTCGGGTTCGATTTCACGGCCGGCCGGCTGGATGTCTCCAAGCATCCGTTCTGTTCGGGCAGCTACCCCGGCGATATTCGATTGACGACGCGCTACTACGAGGACTTTTTCTCGCCCAGCGTATTCGGTGTGTTGCATGAGTCCGGTCACGGGCTGTACGAACAAGGATTGCCTGTTGACCACGCTTTTACGCCGCTGGGCCAGCCGGTCAGCCTTGGCATTCATGAATCGCAATCGCGCCTCTGGGAGAACTTCGTCGGGCGCAGCCGAGGATTCTGGGAAAAGTTTTACAACGAAGCCCAGACTGCGTTTGCCGAATCGCTGCGCGACGTGAGCCTGGATCAATTCCATGCGGCGATCAACGTCGTTCAGCCGTCATGCATCCGCGTCGAAGCCGACGAGGTGACGTACAACCTGCACATCATTGTACGATTCGAGATGGAGCGTGCGATGATCGGCGGCAAGCTGGCGGTGAAAGACGTGCCGGAAGCGTGGAACGCTCGCATGAAGGAGTTCCTCGGCATCACGCCGCCTGACGATGCGCTGGGCTGCTTGCAGGACATCCACTGGTCCATGGGCGCGTTCGGGTACTTCCCGACCTACGCATTGGGCAATCTCTACGCCGCGCAGTTCTTCGACGCCGCGAAGAAAGCCATCCCCGATCTGCCGGACCAGATTCGCGCCGGTCGGCTTCGCCCGTTGCTCGACTGGCTGCGCGAGACCATTCATCGCCATGGCCAGCGTTATCGCGCGGCCGACCTCGTGCAGCGTGTCACGGGCAAACCGCCGTCGATTGAACCGTTCCTTGCGTACGTGCGTGAGAAGTTCTCCCCCATTTATGGATTGTGA
- a CDS encoding SRPBCC family protein codes for MTTAANKKRRPMWQWLLVGVGGLAGLVLLIAGIGLMLPQGHVAARRITLRQKPDVVWDVIADFEQAASWRKDLKSVRREPDRDGRPVWTEDGSNGPMMLERIEAARPTRLVTRIADENLPFGGRWVFEIEPAAEGSRVTITEEGEIYNPIFRSLARFVFGYTSSLESYLKSLGGKFSEEVTPTAP; via the coding sequence ATGACGACGGCTGCGAACAAGAAGAGGCGACCGATGTGGCAATGGCTGCTCGTTGGCGTGGGAGGTCTGGCGGGGCTGGTGTTGCTGATCGCGGGGATCGGGCTGATGCTGCCGCAGGGGCACGTCGCGGCCCGGCGAATAACACTACGCCAGAAGCCCGACGTTGTTTGGGATGTGATCGCGGATTTCGAGCAGGCCGCGAGTTGGCGCAAGGACTTGAAGTCGGTTCGCCGCGAGCCGGACCGCGATGGCCGGCCCGTTTGGACGGAGGACGGCAGCAACGGGCCGATGATGCTGGAGCGGATCGAGGCCGCGCGGCCCACGCGACTGGTGACGCGCATTGCCGACGAGAACCTGCCGTTCGGCGGGCGGTGGGTTTTTGAGATCGAACCGGCGGCCGAGGGCAGCCGTGTGACGATCACGGAGGAAGGAGAGATTTACAATCCGATCTTCCGGTCTCTGGCGCGATTCGTGTTCGGTTACACGTCATCGCTGGAGTCGTATCTGAAATCGCTGGGCGGCAAGTTCAGTGAGGAGGTAACGCCGACTGCACCGTAA
- a CDS encoding ClbS/DfsB family four-helix bundle protein yields the protein MDLKAALLQNIDKRFQQFREAFGRFDDASAEREMVGPKWNVRDLAGHLAHWTAEGAAQIPSLAAGKPMPDYDLEKVNEEVYRRNRRMSFVMLLPQLRAAEERFLAAVKAVPDAMLIDSPVREWIGFTGAGHYEKHWEGLKAAVERMKNST from the coding sequence ATGGATCTCAAAGCCGCCCTGTTGCAGAACATCGACAAGCGCTTCCAGCAATTCCGCGAGGCGTTCGGACGGTTCGATGACGCGTCGGCCGAGCGCGAGATGGTCGGCCCGAAGTGGAACGTGCGTGATCTCGCGGGGCATCTGGCGCATTGGACAGCCGAAGGCGCGGCGCAGATTCCATCGCTGGCGGCCGGCAAGCCCATGCCCGATTACGATCTCGAAAAGGTGAACGAAGAGGTGTATCGCAGGAATCGGCGCATGTCGTTCGTCATGCTGCTGCCGCAGCTTCGCGCGGCGGAGGAGCGGTTTCTGGCAGCGGTGAAGGCCGTGCCCGATGCGATGCTGATCGATTCGCCGGTGCGCGAGTGGATCGGTTTCACCGGCGCGGGGCACTATGAGAAACACTGGGAGGGGTTGAAGGCGGCGGTGGAGCGAATGAAGAACAGCACGTAG
- the mgtE gene encoding magnesium transporter gives MLGELLRPEIEEMLAARHFAGLREALADLPPADIADLFADLPPEQVAVLFRILPRAQATDVFEYLPVDVQESTLRAMGQEDVAAVLNEMDPDDRTALLEEMPGEAAQRLINLLSPEERRIASKLLGYPEESIGRRMTPDYVAVRADWTISHVFSHLRQVGKDKETLNVVFVTDERGRLIDDIALRQLVLADPNDLVKDIMDGHFPFLRAYDDQEEAVRTFKKYDRSVLPVVDSSNILVGIVTVDDVLDVAEQEETEDVQKMAAVQALDEPYLATPFTVMVRKRAGWLLALFAGELLTATAMGYFEHEIARAVVLALFVPLIISSGGNAGSQGASLIIRAMALGEVTLGDWWRIMRREVMSGLALGSILGIVAFVRIALWPWRVSMYGEHYLIVAFAVGTSLVGVVMWGTLSGSMLPLIMRRLGFDPAVSSAPFVATLVDVTGLVIYFLTAKVILTGTLL, from the coding sequence ATGCTCGGTGAACTGCTGCGACCGGAAATCGAAGAGATGCTCGCCGCCCGGCACTTTGCAGGCCTGCGCGAGGCGCTCGCCGACCTGCCGCCGGCCGACATCGCTGATCTCTTCGCCGATCTGCCGCCGGAGCAGGTCGCCGTGCTCTTTCGCATCCTGCCGCGCGCCCAGGCGACGGACGTCTTTGAGTACCTTCCGGTTGACGTGCAAGAGAGCACGCTGCGCGCCATGGGCCAGGAGGACGTCGCCGCGGTCCTGAACGAGATGGACCCCGACGATCGCACGGCCCTGCTCGAAGAAATGCCCGGCGAGGCGGCCCAGCGGCTCATCAACCTGCTCTCGCCCGAAGAGCGGCGAATCGCCTCCAAGCTGCTTGGCTATCCCGAGGAATCCATCGGCCGGCGCATGACGCCCGATTACGTCGCCGTGCGCGCGGACTGGACGATCTCGCACGTTTTCTCGCACCTGCGCCAGGTCGGCAAGGACAAAGAGACGCTCAACGTTGTTTTTGTCACGGACGAGCGCGGGCGGTTGATCGACGACATTGCCCTGCGCCAGCTGGTCCTCGCCGATCCGAACGATCTGGTGAAGGACATCATGGACGGGCACTTTCCGTTCCTGCGCGCCTACGACGATCAGGAAGAAGCGGTGCGTACGTTCAAAAAGTATGACCGCAGCGTGCTGCCTGTCGTGGACAGTTCGAACATCCTCGTGGGCATCGTGACGGTTGACGACGTGCTGGACGTCGCCGAGCAGGAAGAAACCGAAGACGTTCAGAAGATGGCCGCGGTCCAGGCACTGGATGAGCCGTACCTCGCGACGCCGTTTACCGTGATGGTCCGCAAGCGGGCCGGTTGGCTGCTGGCGCTGTTCGCCGGCGAGCTGTTGACGGCGACGGCGATGGGCTATTTCGAGCATGAGATCGCTCGAGCCGTGGTGCTGGCACTGTTCGTGCCGCTCATCATCAGCAGCGGAGGCAATGCCGGTTCACAGGGGGCGTCGTTGATCATCCGCGCGATGGCGCTGGGCGAGGTCACGCTCGGCGACTGGTGGCGGATCATGCGGCGCGAGGTCATGTCCGGCCTGGCGCTCGGCTCGATTCTGGGCATTGTGGCATTTGTGCGCATCGCGCTGTGGCCGTGGCGCGTCTCGATGTATGGCGAGCATTATCTGATTGTCGCCTTTGCCGTGGGAACCAGTCTCGTCGGCGTGGTGATGTGGGGGACGCTTTCGGGTTCGATGCTGCCGCTCATCATGCGGCGGCTCGGATTTGACCCGGCCGTGTCCTCGGCGCCGTTCGTGGCGACGCTTGTCGACGTGACGGGGCTGGTGATCTACTTCCTGACGGCCAAAGTGATCCTGACCGGGACGCTGCTGTAA
- a CDS encoding undecaprenyl/decaprenyl-phosphate alpha-N-acetylglucosaminyl 1-phosphate transferase, with translation MTGALLSAAGTAIVLRWSTRRGFVDVPGGHKGHARPVALGGGAAITLAAVLPMLGAIAAANLFASGAAPDWMPDSIRIHLGGMVTKTPLAIALAGTTAFICVVGLIDDRRALRPLTKLIAQVAAAAALVLGFNLRLLSDLGYAPSTLLSILWIVTLMNSFNFLDNMDGLAAGVAMIAASVFASTAMRAGQVFVPACCLLLAGALAGFLPFNVHPARVFMGDAGSMVIGLLIGVLTILTTFADPAQGQTPVGVLAPLVVMAVPLYDTASVIWIRWRSGSPIWAGDRRHFSHRLVRRGMPVRQAVAVIWLATLVTSLPALMLPRASWPLAWGILLQTLLVVALVALLESAGGDGSD, from the coding sequence GTGACCGGCGCGCTGCTTAGCGCTGCCGGAACGGCGATCGTGCTACGATGGTCCACGCGTCGCGGATTTGTCGATGTCCCGGGCGGGCACAAGGGCCATGCGCGACCGGTCGCGCTGGGCGGCGGCGCGGCCATCACGCTCGCGGCCGTGCTGCCGATGCTCGGCGCGATCGCCGCGGCGAACTTGTTTGCCTCCGGCGCTGCGCCGGACTGGATGCCCGATTCGATTCGCATACACCTTGGCGGAATGGTGACCAAGACGCCGTTGGCGATCGCGCTGGCCGGCACGACCGCGTTCATCTGCGTCGTCGGCCTGATTGACGACCGCCGCGCGCTGCGGCCGCTGACGAAACTGATCGCACAAGTGGCCGCCGCCGCCGCGCTGGTACTTGGTTTCAACCTCCGCTTGCTTTCCGATCTGGGCTACGCCCCGTCGACGCTGCTGTCGATCCTCTGGATCGTCACGCTGATGAACTCGTTCAACTTTCTCGACAACATGGACGGCCTCGCCGCAGGCGTTGCGATGATCGCAGCGAGCGTGTTCGCCAGCACGGCCATGCGCGCAGGGCAGGTCTTCGTGCCCGCGTGCTGTTTGCTTCTGGCTGGCGCGCTGGCGGGATTCCTGCCGTTCAACGTTCACCCCGCCCGCGTCTTCATGGGCGACGCCGGCAGCATGGTGATCGGCCTGCTCATCGGCGTGCTGACGATTCTTACGACGTTCGCCGACCCGGCGCAGGGCCAGACCCCGGTCGGTGTACTCGCGCCGCTGGTGGTCATGGCGGTGCCGCTTTATGACACGGCGAGCGTCATCTGGATTCGCTGGCGCAGCGGCAGCCCGATCTGGGCCGGTGATCGTCGGCACTTCTCGCACCGCCTCGTGCGCCGCGGCATGCCGGTGCGCCAGGCCGTTGCGGTCATCTGGCTGGCCACGCTGGTCACATCGCTCCCCGCGCTGATGCTGCCGCGCGCGAGCTGGCCGCTGGCGTGGGGCATCCTGTTGCAAACGCTGCTCGTGGTCGCGCTGGTCGCCCTGCTGGAGAGCGCCGGCGGCGACGGATCGGATTAG
- a CDS encoding O-antigen ligase family protein translates to MAGPIARFIDHAVLLVLLTLIPLRAVAGETHSFETPRLLRGLTSFGPSPATTFAIAAIIVACAGWVFASGAWRGRRMRTTGLEAGGLMLFVASNIAFVRAGQKHLALIGASDFLTIVLYAITLRQLLTSRWHLRLGLAVVMATAGMLVAKACYQKWIEWPATITYYEEHREELLGSAPPSSAATAPNAPPSTNQAIALSDDASVQRREGLIHDYEARLRSGAMTGYFAHPNILGSCMAMLTLCCAGIAFTRWRGGRRGAAIAPIFLALACAGVLLGTQSKGASVACAATACFLGTCLILRKLKQARHPDRPDVSRDAGATARILRRTLVIGWILAAMGAASLFAMLRADPGLMGLSMRYRAMYWEGAMAMVDDVGVWGLGPDNFGRHFTRYKPVACPEEVDDPHNWLIKSFVEHGWLGAAGLLALFIGGSLKLTTVPSPSQGEGWGEGDPRAAREQSVVLNLAVVLALFAIAWVALIAGAPSDFTLVTLALGLAPFALFFVAGAIERADTTRFEDNDLPLLAAGLGAGLVAFLVHAFIDLALFMPGAATMFFAVAAIALAARDAKNHIDEAIDDSDRPAARKLDREQTRRHRLALPAGASMVIVAACLLAESYLCHHYAYFLEWSRQDPGRGAYGYREAATYYALDGTAVEEMLDTLSPRIASRTDADEVLKLTDELERRDPFNAAVWHHRMAAYSARFALGGDLADLRQAVAMQQKSIETYPTSPLRWLALGDLLERLASQSRDPADRRAAADALQRALDLDAQRIYVSKPNRLSADFLQSIRERIGRLR, encoded by the coding sequence ATGGCCGGACCGATCGCGCGATTCATCGACCACGCCGTCCTGCTCGTCCTCCTCACGCTCATCCCGCTGCGCGCCGTCGCCGGTGAGACGCACTCGTTTGAAACGCCACGTTTGCTGCGCGGCCTCACTTCGTTCGGCCCATCGCCGGCGACCACGTTTGCAATCGCGGCAATCATCGTCGCGTGCGCCGGATGGGTGTTCGCCTCGGGCGCGTGGCGCGGCCGGCGAATGCGTACGACCGGGCTGGAGGCGGGCGGGCTGATGCTGTTCGTCGCGTCGAACATCGCATTTGTTCGCGCGGGCCAGAAGCATTTGGCATTGATCGGCGCGTCCGATTTTCTCACCATCGTGCTGTATGCGATCACGCTTCGGCAGTTGCTGACGTCGCGCTGGCACCTCCGGCTGGGGCTGGCCGTCGTCATGGCGACCGCGGGAATGCTCGTCGCCAAGGCGTGCTACCAGAAATGGATCGAATGGCCGGCGACGATCACGTATTACGAGGAACACCGCGAGGAATTGCTCGGCAGCGCACCTCCCTCAAGTGCGGCGACGGCGCCCAACGCCCCCCCCTCGACAAACCAGGCAATCGCACTTTCCGACGACGCCTCCGTCCAGCGCCGCGAGGGGTTGATTCATGATTACGAGGCCCGCCTGCGGTCCGGCGCGATGACCGGCTACTTTGCCCATCCCAACATCCTCGGAAGCTGTATGGCCATGCTGACGCTTTGCTGCGCCGGCATCGCGTTCACACGATGGCGCGGCGGTCGACGCGGCGCCGCGATCGCGCCGATCTTCCTCGCTCTGGCATGCGCTGGCGTTCTGCTGGGCACGCAATCCAAAGGCGCCAGCGTCGCCTGCGCAGCAACGGCGTGCTTCCTGGGAACTTGCCTCATCCTGCGCAAACTCAAACAAGCCCGGCATCCAGACCGACCAGATGTTTCGCGGGATGCCGGCGCAACGGCTCGCATCCTTCGCCGCACACTCGTCATCGGCTGGATTCTCGCGGCCATGGGCGCAGCGAGCCTCTTCGCAATGCTCCGCGCCGATCCCGGTTTAATGGGTCTTTCGATGCGCTATCGCGCGATGTACTGGGAAGGCGCGATGGCGATGGTGGACGACGTGGGTGTGTGGGGACTCGGGCCGGACAATTTCGGGCGGCACTTCACGCGCTACAAGCCCGTCGCCTGCCCGGAGGAAGTGGACGATCCGCACAACTGGCTGATTAAGTCATTCGTAGAGCATGGATGGCTCGGCGCGGCCGGCCTGCTCGCCCTGTTCATCGGCGGGTCGTTGAAGCTCACCACGGTCCCCTCTCCCTCCCAGGGAGAGGGGTGGGGTGAGGGTGATCCGCGCGCCGCACGCGAACAGTCCGTCGTCCTGAACCTCGCCGTGGTCCTCGCCCTGTTCGCAATCGCATGGGTCGCGCTCATCGCGGGCGCACCGTCGGATTTTACGCTCGTCACGCTTGCACTGGGCCTCGCGCCCTTCGCGCTTTTCTTCGTCGCCGGCGCGATCGAACGCGCGGACACAACGCGCTTTGAAGACAATGACCTGCCCCTGCTTGCCGCCGGCCTGGGCGCAGGGCTGGTCGCCTTCCTTGTGCACGCCTTCATCGACCTCGCGCTCTTCATGCCCGGTGCGGCCACGATGTTCTTCGCCGTCGCGGCGATCGCGCTGGCGGCGCGCGATGCGAAGAACCACATCGACGAGGCAATTGATGATTCCGATCGCCCGGCCGCACGGAAGCTCGACCGTGAGCAGACGCGTCGCCATCGACTGGCGCTTCCTGCCGGCGCGTCGATGGTCATCGTCGCCGCCTGCTTGCTTGCAGAGTCGTATTTGTGTCACCACTATGCGTATTTTCTGGAATGGAGCCGCCAAGACCCCGGGCGCGGGGCGTACGGCTATCGGGAGGCAGCAACGTATTACGCGCTCGACGGCACGGCGGTCGAAGAGATGCTCGATACGCTGTCGCCGCGGATCGCCTCGCGGACCGACGCCGACGAGGTGCTGAAACTGACGGACGAGCTGGAGCGCCGCGACCCGTTCAACGCCGCCGTGTGGCACCATCGCATGGCGGCCTATTCCGCTCGATTCGCCCTCGGTGGCGATCTCGCCGATCTGCGACAGGCTGTGGCGATGCAGCAGAAAAGCATCGAGACGTATCCCACGTCGCCGCTGCGCTGGCTGGCCCTGGGCGATCTGCTCGAGCGGCTGGCAAGCCAGTCTCGCGACCCGGCGGACCGACGCGCCGCAGCCGACGCGCTCCAGCGGGCGCTCGATCTCGACGCGCAACGAATCTACGTCTCGAAACCGAATCGCCTGTCCGCGGATTTCCTGCAATCCATACGCGAGCGAATTGGCAGGCTGCGGTGA
- a CDS encoding PA0069 family radical SAM protein — protein sequence MALRRVSNPPNPFISEAREWLECEPPDAKVEIYEEHAKSILSENDSPDIPFRWSINPYRGCHHACAYCYARPTHEYLGYGAGTDFDTKIVAKVNAAELLRKAFEKKSWQGESICFSGVTDCYQPQEAVYKLTRSCLEVCLACRNPATIITKSFLVIRDASLLAELNRAARANVFMSVAFADDETARLIEPGAPPPSRRFEAIRQLAASGLRVGVLCAPIIPGLNDTQMPEVLRLAAEAGAKSAGYTALRLPGSVAPVFLERIRSAMPLRAQRVENRIREMRGGGLNDPRFGNRMRGSGTYWQGIRQLFNVCAVKYGLKPVKRIAMQNLREHTASANASRDNTNAGRTIQLRLFDE from the coding sequence ATGGCCCTGCGGCGCGTCTCCAATCCACCGAATCCGTTCATCTCCGAGGCGCGGGAGTGGCTCGAGTGCGAGCCGCCCGATGCGAAGGTCGAAATCTACGAAGAACACGCCAAGTCCATACTTTCCGAGAACGACAGCCCCGATATCCCTTTCCGCTGGTCGATCAATCCCTATCGCGGCTGCCATCACGCCTGCGCTTATTGCTACGCTCGGCCGACGCACGAGTATCTCGGCTACGGCGCGGGGACGGATTTCGATACGAAAATCGTTGCGAAGGTCAATGCGGCCGAACTTCTTCGCAAGGCGTTTGAGAAGAAAAGCTGGCAGGGCGAATCGATCTGCTTCTCCGGCGTGACCGACTGCTATCAGCCGCAAGAAGCGGTTTACAAGCTCACGCGCAGCTGCCTCGAGGTCTGCCTCGCCTGTCGCAACCCCGCGACGATCATTACCAAGAGCTTTCTCGTAATTCGCGATGCGTCGTTGCTGGCGGAGTTGAACCGCGCCGCCCGGGCGAACGTGTTCATGAGCGTCGCCTTCGCCGACGACGAAACGGCGCGGCTGATCGAGCCGGGCGCGCCGCCGCCTTCGCGCCGGTTCGAAGCGATCCGGCAGCTTGCGGCCTCGGGTTTGCGCGTCGGCGTGTTGTGTGCGCCGATCATTCCGGGATTGAACGACACGCAGATGCCGGAAGTGCTCCGGCTGGCGGCGGAGGCCGGCGCGAAGTCGGCGGGGTACACGGCGCTGCGGCTTCCGGGAAGCGTCGCGCCCGTGTTTCTCGAACGCATCCGGTCGGCGATGCCCCTGCGTGCGCAGCGCGTGGAGAACCGCATTCGCGAGATGCGCGGCGGCGGATTGAATGACCCCCGCTTCGGCAATCGCATGCGCGGCAGCGGTACATACTGGCAGGGCATCCGGCAATTGTTCAATGTCTGCGCGGTGAAGTACGGCCTGAAGCCGGTGAAGCGAATCGCGATGCAGAACCTCCGCGAGCACACCGCCAGTGCGAACGCCAGCAGGGACAACACAAACGCCGGGCGGACGATACAATTGCGGTTGTTTGATGAGTGA
- a CDS encoding acyl-CoA/acyl-ACP dehydrogenase — MEFALSESQKTIRAEAIEFAKTQLTTGEVNPIFDKDGWKKCAAFGAMGVTVPTDFGGRGQLLDEFVAMMEGLGYASRRMGLLTAIGAHVFGVVEPLNVAGTDEQKKKYLRKLTTGEWVGAHSVTEPQAGSDLGGLTTLAVRQGDYYIINGKKRYTTCGAGADLHVVYARMDDPTRYRLSCFLLEPGTPGMTVRPLPAIGLAGSGLSEVTYENVRVPAYNLLGKEGAGSTLFQGSIERERACIFGAALGSMAREIELAVAYANQREVAGKKIGQHQAISHRIADMKVRLEASRLLLYHVTALKSKGKRAPVEAAIAKLFVSESFMQNSIDLIRIHGGNGFVNEGGVESYLRDSLGGIIYSGTNDIQRNIIAANLGLRF; from the coding sequence ATGGAATTCGCACTCTCCGAATCGCAAAAAACCATCCGCGCCGAGGCCATCGAGTTCGCAAAGACGCAACTCACCACCGGCGAAGTCAATCCCATCTTTGACAAGGACGGCTGGAAGAAGTGCGCCGCCTTCGGTGCGATGGGCGTGACGGTGCCCACCGACTTCGGCGGCCGCGGCCAGTTGCTCGACGAGTTCGTCGCCATGATGGAGGGCCTGGGCTACGCCAGCCGCCGAATGGGCTTGCTCACGGCGATCGGCGCGCACGTCTTCGGCGTCGTGGAGCCGCTCAACGTCGCCGGAACCGACGAGCAGAAGAAAAAGTACCTGCGAAAGCTCACGACCGGGGAATGGGTCGGCGCGCACAGCGTCACCGAGCCGCAAGCTGGCAGCGATCTCGGCGGGCTGACCACGCTGGCCGTGCGTCAGGGCGATTACTACATCATCAACGGGAAGAAACGCTACACAACCTGCGGCGCGGGGGCGGATTTGCATGTCGTGTACGCGCGGATGGACGACCCGACGCGCTATCGGTTGAGCTGCTTCCTGCTCGAGCCGGGCACGCCAGGGATGACCGTGCGGCCGCTGCCGGCGATCGGTCTGGCCGGGTCGGGTCTGTCAGAAGTGACCTACGAAAACGTGCGCGTGCCGGCGTACAACCTGCTGGGCAAGGAGGGCGCGGGCAGCACGCTGTTCCAGGGGTCGATCGAGCGCGAGCGGGCGTGCATCTTCGGTGCGGCGCTGGGCAGCATGGCGCGGGAGATCGAGCTGGCCGTCGCCTACGCCAACCAGCGCGAGGTGGCTGGCAAGAAGATCGGCCAGCATCAGGCGATCAGCCACCGCATCGCGGACATGAAGGTGCGCCTGGAGGCGAGCCGGCTGTTGCTGTATCACGTGACGGCGCTGAAAAGCAAGGGCAAGCGCGCGCCGGTGGAGGCGGCCATCGCCAAACTCTTCGTCAGCGAATCGTTCATGCAGAACAGCATCGACCTGATCCGCATTCACGGCGGCAACGGATTCGTGAATGAGGGCGGCGTCGAGAGTTACCTGCGCGATTCGCTGGGCGGCATCATTTACAGCGGCACGAACGACATCCAGCGAAACATCATCGCAGCGAACCTCGGTCTGCGTTTCTGA